The proteins below come from a single Micromonospora citrea genomic window:
- a CDS encoding HAMP domain-containing protein — MVEKTAARHSPAAGGGAAMADPGLRQLLAGLTAVRDGDFGTRLPEDADGLLGEIATVFNGMVDQLSLFTSEVTRVAREVGTEGQLGGQAEVPGVSGTWKDLTDSVNAMAGNLTDQVRDIAEVATAVARGDLSQKITVDVRGEILELKITINTMVDQLSSFADEVTRVAREVGSEGRLGGQAEVPGVAGTWRDLTDSVNFMAGNLTSQVRNIAQVTTAVARGDLSQKITVDARGEILELKSTINTMVDQLSSFADEVTRVAREVGTDGRLGGQAQVSGVAGTWRDLTDSVNSMAVNLTDQVRSIAQVATAVARGDLSQKITVTAHGEILELKNTINTMVDQLSSFADEVTRVAREVGTEGRLGGQADVKGVSGTWKDLTESVNVMADNLTAQVRSIAEVTTAVAKGDLTQKIRVDARGEILALKETINTMVDQLSAFADEVTRVAREVGTEGRLGGQARVSNVAGTWKDLTDNVNEMANNLTNQVRSIALVATAVAQGDLSRQITVEAKGEVAVLAQTINTMVGTLGAFADEVTRVAREVGTEGRLGGQARVPNVAGTWKDLTDNVNSMANNLTGQVRNIAQVTTAVAQGDLTRKIDVDARGEILELKTTINTMVDQLSSFAAEVTRVAREVGSEGRLGGQAEVEGVSGTWKRLTENVNELAGNLTRQVRAIAEVTSAVATGDLTRSITVDAPGEVGELKDNINSMVESLRETTRTNQEQDWLKTNLARIAGLMQGHRDLDVVAGLVMNELAPLVSAQLGTFLLVDEGAGGTGLRVVGGYGHDTTGRRYALGESLVGQAAVSKRAIVVDAVPADYVTVSSSLGAAAPLHLVVLPILFEDQVLGVIELAGMSRFTEVQRDFLDQLTETLGVNVNTIVANARTDVLLTESQRLAAELQARSEELQARSEELQRSNAELEDKAALLVRQNHDIETKNSEIEQARQELETRAQQLALASKYKSEFLANMSHELRTPLNSLLILAQLLAQNPNRNLTAKQVEYATVIHSAGTDLLQLINDILDLSKVEAGKMDINPETFEVSALRDYVDATFRPLTTPRGLELEISTGPGVPTRLHTDEQRLRQVLRNLVSNAVKFTERGQVQLRIERAAPDELPDGFAPGGTVIAFRVIDTGIGIAEQHLTAIFDAFQQADGTTSRRYGGTGLGLSISREIAHLLGGRIKAHSVLGQGSTFTLYLPVGAVPTAGAEATTDGGPSPWALPAALPPAVTLSPGEVRRVLVLERHDKGLLTLLAQGVAADLGEAHPQVEISTAVDVASALETLSGGRHHLLVLQLDLPDDGGTTLLRTLHDDPALRGVPVLAYHGHPLAAGQQSLLQALAHDRPLEVLRSLDDLRERIALHLTAVTPERVLPFAPVLPADRPVADALPADLSGRKVLVVDDDARNVFALTNILELHGLDVVYAENGRQGVETLMRHDDIDLVLMDVMMPEMDGYAATAAIRAMPRYADLPIIAVTAKAMHGDREKSISSGASDYVTKPVDAADLLQCIHRWLNG; from the coding sequence GTGGTCGAGAAGACGGCGGCGCGGCACAGCCCGGCAGCCGGTGGCGGCGCGGCGATGGCCGACCCGGGGCTGCGGCAGCTGCTGGCCGGCCTGACGGCGGTGCGCGACGGCGACTTCGGCACCCGGCTGCCGGAGGACGCCGACGGCCTGCTGGGGGAGATCGCCACCGTCTTCAACGGCATGGTGGACCAGCTGTCGCTGTTCACCTCCGAGGTGACCCGGGTGGCCCGCGAGGTCGGCACCGAGGGGCAGCTCGGCGGTCAGGCCGAGGTGCCCGGGGTGTCGGGCACCTGGAAGGACCTGACCGACTCCGTCAACGCCATGGCCGGCAACCTCACCGACCAGGTCCGCGACATCGCCGAGGTGGCGACGGCGGTGGCCCGGGGCGACCTGTCGCAGAAGATCACCGTGGACGTGCGCGGCGAGATCCTGGAGCTGAAGATCACCATCAACACGATGGTGGACCAGTTGTCGTCGTTCGCCGACGAGGTGACGCGGGTGGCCCGGGAGGTGGGCAGCGAGGGGCGCCTCGGCGGCCAGGCGGAGGTGCCCGGGGTGGCCGGCACCTGGCGCGACCTCACCGACTCGGTGAACTTCATGGCCGGCAATCTGACCAGCCAGGTGCGCAACATCGCCCAGGTCACCACGGCGGTGGCCCGGGGCGACCTGTCGCAGAAGATCACCGTCGACGCCCGGGGCGAGATCCTGGAGCTCAAGAGCACCATCAACACGATGGTGGACCAGTTGTCGTCGTTCGCCGACGAGGTGACGCGGGTGGCCCGGGAGGTCGGCACCGACGGGCGCCTCGGCGGTCAGGCCCAGGTCAGCGGCGTCGCCGGCACCTGGCGCGACCTCACCGACTCGGTGAACTCGATGGCCGTCAACCTCACCGACCAGGTGCGCAGCATCGCGCAGGTGGCCACGGCGGTGGCCCGGGGCGACCTGTCGCAGAAGATCACGGTCACCGCGCACGGCGAGATCCTGGAGCTGAAGAACACCATCAACACGATGGTGGACCAGTTGTCGTCGTTCGCCGACGAGGTGACCCGGGTCGCCCGGGAGGTCGGTACGGAGGGTCGCCTCGGCGGGCAGGCCGACGTCAAGGGCGTCTCCGGCACCTGGAAGGACCTCACCGAGTCGGTCAACGTCATGGCGGACAACCTCACCGCGCAGGTGCGCAGCATCGCCGAGGTGACCACGGCGGTGGCGAAGGGCGACCTGACCCAGAAGATCCGGGTCGACGCGCGCGGCGAGATCCTGGCGCTGAAGGAGACCATCAACACGATGGTCGACCAGCTCTCCGCGTTCGCCGACGAGGTGACCCGGGTGGCCCGGGAGGTGGGCACCGAGGGCCGCCTCGGCGGCCAGGCGCGGGTGTCCAACGTGGCCGGCACCTGGAAGGACCTGACCGACAACGTCAACGAGATGGCCAACAACCTCACCAACCAGGTGCGCTCGATCGCGCTGGTGGCCACCGCCGTGGCCCAGGGCGACCTGAGCCGGCAGATCACCGTGGAGGCCAAGGGCGAGGTGGCCGTGCTCGCCCAGACCATCAACACGATGGTCGGCACGCTCGGCGCGTTCGCCGACGAGGTGACCCGGGTGGCCCGGGAGGTGGGCACCGAGGGCCGACTGGGCGGCCAGGCGCGGGTGCCGAACGTGGCCGGCACCTGGAAGGACCTGACCGACAACGTCAACTCGATGGCGAACAACCTGACCGGCCAGGTGCGCAACATCGCCCAGGTCACCACGGCGGTGGCCCAGGGCGACCTGACCAGGAAGATCGACGTCGACGCGCGCGGCGAGATCCTGGAGCTGAAGACCACGATCAACACGATGGTGGACCAGCTCTCGTCGTTCGCCGCCGAGGTGACCCGGGTGGCCCGGGAGGTCGGCAGCGAGGGCCGCCTCGGCGGGCAGGCCGAGGTCGAGGGCGTCTCCGGCACCTGGAAGCGGCTCACCGAGAACGTCAACGAGCTGGCCGGGAACCTCACCCGCCAGGTCCGGGCCATCGCCGAGGTGACCAGCGCGGTCGCCACCGGCGACCTGACCCGCTCCATCACCGTCGACGCCCCCGGCGAGGTCGGCGAGCTGAAGGACAACATCAACTCGATGGTGGAGTCGCTGCGCGAGACCACCCGCACCAACCAGGAACAGGACTGGCTCAAGACCAACCTGGCCCGCATCGCCGGGCTCATGCAGGGCCACCGGGACCTGGACGTGGTCGCCGGCCTGGTGATGAACGAGCTGGCCCCGCTGGTCTCCGCCCAGCTCGGCACGTTCCTGCTGGTCGACGAGGGTGCCGGCGGCACCGGCCTGCGGGTGGTCGGCGGGTACGGGCACGACACCACCGGCCGCCGGTACGCCCTCGGTGAGTCCCTGGTCGGGCAGGCCGCGGTGAGCAAGCGGGCGATCGTGGTGGACGCCGTGCCGGCCGACTACGTCACCGTCTCCTCCAGCCTCGGCGCCGCCGCCCCGCTGCACCTGGTGGTGCTGCCGATCCTCTTCGAGGACCAGGTGCTCGGCGTGATCGAGCTGGCCGGCATGAGCCGCTTCACCGAGGTGCAGCGCGACTTCCTCGACCAGCTCACCGAGACCCTCGGCGTCAACGTCAACACCATCGTCGCCAACGCCCGCACCGACGTGCTGCTCACCGAGTCGCAGCGACTCGCCGCCGAACTCCAGGCCCGTTCGGAGGAGTTGCAGGCCCGCTCCGAGGAGCTCCAGCGTTCCAACGCCGAGCTGGAGGACAAGGCGGCCCTGCTGGTGCGGCAGAACCACGACATCGAGACCAAGAACTCCGAGATCGAGCAGGCGCGGCAGGAGCTGGAGACGCGGGCCCAGCAGCTCGCGCTCGCCTCGAAGTACAAGTCGGAGTTCCTCGCCAACATGAGCCACGAGCTGCGTACGCCGCTGAACTCGCTGCTCATCCTCGCCCAGTTGCTGGCGCAGAACCCGAACCGCAACCTGACCGCCAAGCAGGTCGAGTACGCCACCGTCATCCACTCCGCCGGCACGGACCTGCTCCAGCTCATCAACGACATTCTCGACCTGTCCAAGGTGGAGGCCGGGAAGATGGACATCAACCCGGAGACCTTCGAGGTGTCCGCGCTGCGCGACTACGTCGACGCCACGTTCCGGCCGCTGACCACGCCCCGGGGGCTGGAGCTGGAGATCAGCACCGGGCCGGGCGTGCCGACGCGGCTGCACACCGACGAGCAGCGGCTGCGGCAGGTGCTGCGCAACCTGGTCTCCAACGCGGTCAAGTTCACCGAGCGGGGGCAGGTGCAGCTGCGCATCGAGCGGGCCGCACCGGACGAGCTGCCCGACGGCTTCGCCCCGGGCGGCACGGTGATCGCGTTCCGGGTGATCGACACCGGCATCGGTATCGCCGAGCAGCACCTGACCGCGATCTTCGACGCGTTCCAGCAGGCCGACGGCACCACCAGCCGGCGGTACGGGGGCACCGGCCTCGGGCTGTCCATCAGCCGGGAGATCGCCCACCTGCTCGGCGGCCGGATCAAGGCGCACAGCGTGCTCGGCCAGGGCAGCACGTTCACCCTCTACCTGCCGGTCGGCGCCGTGCCGACGGCCGGCGCGGAGGCGACCACGGACGGCGGGCCGTCGCCCTGGGCGCTGCCGGCCGCGCTGCCGCCCGCCGTCACGCTCTCCCCGGGCGAGGTCCGCCGGGTGCTGGTGCTGGAGCGCCACGACAAGGGGCTGCTGACGCTGCTCGCCCAGGGCGTCGCGGCGGACCTCGGCGAGGCGCACCCGCAGGTGGAGATCTCCACCGCGGTGGACGTGGCCTCGGCGCTGGAGACGCTCTCCGGCGGGCGGCACCACCTGCTGGTGCTCCAGCTCGACCTGCCCGACGACGGCGGGACCACGCTGCTCAGGACGCTGCACGACGATCCGGCGCTGCGCGGGGTGCCGGTGCTGGCGTACCACGGTCACCCGCTGGCCGCCGGCCAGCAGAGCCTGCTCCAGGCGCTGGCCCACGATCGGCCGCTGGAGGTCCTGCGCAGCCTGGACGACCTGCGCGAGCGGATCGCCCTGCACCTGACGGCGGTGACCCCCGAGCGGGTGCTGCCGTTCGCGCCGGTGCTGCCGGCCGACCGGCCGGTCGCCGACGCGCTGCCGGCCGACCTGAGCGGCCGCAAGGTGCTGGTGGTGGACGACGACGCGCGCAACGTCTTCGCGCTCACCAACATCCTGGAGCTGCACGGTCTCGACGTCGTCTACGCCGAGAACGGGCGGCAGGGCGTCGAGACGCTGATGCGCCACGACGACATCGACCTGGTGCTGATGGACGTGATGATGCCGGAGATGGACGGCTACGCCGCCACCGCCGCGATCCGGGCCATGCCCCGCTACGCCGACCTGCCCATCATCGCCGTGACGGCCAAGGCGATGCACGGCGACCGGGAGAAGAGCATCTCCTCCGGCGCCAGCGACTACGTCACCAAGCCGGTGGACGCCGCCGACCTGCTCCAGTGCATCCACCGGTGGCTCAACGGCTGA
- a CDS encoding RibD family protein, producing the protein MTDRPYVLLSCATSLDGYLDDASAQRLLLSNEADLDRVDEVRAGCDAILVGAGTVRRDDPRLLVRSARRRAARLARGLSASPTKVTVTGCGDLDPAARFFTTGEADRIVYCASPAAEQTGQRLAGRATVVDAGERVDPAWALADLAGRGVERLMVEGGANVLGQFLTAGLADELHLVVAPFFVGDRRAPRFVGDGTFPWHPGRRARLVETRQIGDVVLLRYALSDRCAAD; encoded by the coding sequence GTGACTGACCGCCCGTACGTCCTGCTCAGCTGCGCGACGTCGCTGGACGGTTACCTCGACGACGCCAGCGCGCAGCGGCTGCTGCTGTCCAACGAGGCCGACCTGGACCGGGTCGACGAGGTGCGGGCCGGCTGCGACGCGATCCTGGTGGGCGCGGGCACGGTCCGACGTGACGACCCGCGGCTGCTGGTCCGCTCCGCGCGGCGCCGGGCCGCCCGCCTCGCGCGGGGCCTGTCCGCGTCGCCGACGAAGGTGACGGTGACCGGCTGCGGCGACCTGGACCCGGCCGCCCGGTTCTTCACCACCGGCGAGGCCGACCGGATCGTCTACTGCGCGAGCCCGGCGGCGGAGCAGACCGGGCAGCGCCTGGCCGGCCGGGCCACGGTGGTGGACGCGGGCGAGCGGGTCGACCCGGCGTGGGCGCTGGCCGACCTCGCCGGCCGGGGCGTGGAGCGGCTGATGGTGGAGGGCGGGGCGAACGTGCTCGGGCAGTTCCTCACCGCCGGCCTCGCCGACGAGCTGCACCTGGTGGTGGCCCCGTTCTTCGTCGGCGACCGGCGGGCGCCCCGGTTCGTCGGCGACGGGACGTTCCCCTGGCATCCCGGCCGCCGGGCGCGGCTGGTGGAGACCCGCCAGATCGGCGACGTGGTGCTGCTCCGCTACGCGCTGTCGGACCGCTGCGCCGCCGACTGA
- a CDS encoding GTP cyclohydrolase II — protein MPETPPAATVRTQVTVPLRFSDGYLATARVFSFDGLVDGREHLAFGLGDRAGPLDGRVARPVPPLVRPHSECLTGDVFGSRRCDCGPQLREAVERIADAGGYLLYLRQEGRGIGLYAKLDAYALQDAGLDTYEANLALGHRPDERDYTVAAQMLAALGVDRAALLSNNPDKAAQLARLGVTVTARVPTGVHLSPANAGYLAAKAGRGGHALDLPLVRD, from the coding sequence GTGCCCGAAACCCCGCCCGCCGCCACGGTTCGTACGCAGGTCACGGTCCCGCTGAGGTTTTCCGACGGCTACCTCGCCACCGCGCGGGTGTTCTCGTTCGACGGTCTCGTCGACGGCCGGGAGCACCTCGCGTTCGGCCTCGGCGACCGGGCCGGACCCCTCGACGGGAGGGTGGCGCGGCCGGTCCCGCCGCTGGTGCGCCCGCACAGCGAGTGCCTGACCGGGGACGTGTTCGGCAGCCGGCGCTGCGACTGCGGCCCGCAACTGCGCGAGGCGGTCGAACGCATCGCCGACGCCGGCGGCTACCTGCTCTACCTGCGTCAGGAGGGCCGGGGCATCGGCCTGTACGCCAAGCTCGACGCGTACGCGCTGCAGGACGCCGGGCTGGACACCTACGAGGCGAACCTGGCGTTGGGCCACCGGCCCGACGAGCGGGACTACACCGTCGCCGCGCAGATGCTCGCCGCGCTGGGCGTGGACCGGGCCGCCCTGCTCAGCAACAACCCGGACAAGGCGGCGCAGCTCGCCCGGCTCGGGGTGACGGTCACCGCGCGGGTACCCACCGGCGTGCACCTGTCCCCGGCGAACGCCGGCTACCTGGCGGCCAAGGCCGGCCGTGGCGGGCACGCCCTCGACCTCCCGCTCGTCCGTGACTGA
- a CDS encoding lysylphosphatidylglycerol synthase transmembrane domain-containing protein: MGATATVPTRRFRAWAHALGGLAVLAALLGWLGAGPFLDGLRLIDAPALAAALGIGLLTTVCCAWRWSLVAAGLGVKLPLPTAVAHCYRAVFLNATLPGGVLGDVHRAVRHGRDVGDVGRGVRAVVWERAAGQVVLAAVAVVVLAAFPSPVRPHLPAAAALLTAAGLGVVLLARALPGAGPSRWARAARAAAADVRSGLLGRRTWPGVLVASTVAVAGHLATFVLAARTAGSTAPLALLVPLTLLALLAMGIPANVAGFGPREGVAAWAFGAAGLSAAEGVATAMVYGALVLVASLPGAAVLVVRRVRVPANTV; the protein is encoded by the coding sequence GTGGGGGCGACGGCGACCGTGCCGACGCGGCGGTTCCGCGCGTGGGCGCACGCGCTCGGCGGCCTGGCCGTGCTTGCCGCCCTGCTGGGCTGGCTGGGCGCCGGCCCGTTCCTCGACGGCCTCCGCCTGATCGACGCCCCGGCGCTGGCCGCCGCGCTCGGCATCGGGTTGTTGACCACCGTGTGCTGCGCCTGGCGGTGGAGCCTGGTCGCGGCGGGGCTGGGCGTGAAGCTGCCGCTGCCGACGGCCGTCGCGCACTGCTATCGGGCGGTGTTCCTCAACGCGACGCTGCCCGGCGGTGTGCTCGGCGACGTGCACCGGGCGGTGCGTCACGGCCGCGACGTCGGCGACGTCGGCCGGGGCGTGCGCGCGGTGGTCTGGGAGCGCGCCGCCGGGCAGGTGGTGCTGGCCGCCGTCGCGGTGGTCGTGCTCGCCGCGTTCCCGTCGCCGGTCCGGCCGCACCTGCCGGCCGCCGCCGCGCTGCTGACGGCGGCCGGTCTCGGCGTCGTCCTGCTGGCCCGCGCGCTGCCCGGCGCGGGGCCGTCGCGCTGGGCGCGGGCGGCGCGCGCCGCGGCGGCCGACGTGCGGTCCGGGCTGCTCGGCCGCCGGACGTGGCCGGGCGTGCTGGTGGCGTCCACCGTTGCCGTCGCCGGCCACCTGGCCACGTTCGTGCTGGCCGCGCGCACCGCCGGCTCCACCGCCCCGCTGGCCCTGCTGGTGCCGTTGACGCTGCTGGCGCTGCTGGCCATGGGGATACCGGCGAACGTCGCTGGTTTCGGCCCCCGGGAGGGCGTGGCCGCGTGGGCGTTCGGCGCGGCCGGCCTGAGCGCCGCCGAGGGCGTGGCCACCGCCATGGTGTACGGGGCCCTGGTGCTCGTCGCGAGCCTTCCCGGCGCCGCCGTCCTGGTGGTCCGTCGTGTCCGCGTGCCCGCCAACACCGTCTGA
- a CDS encoding class I SAM-dependent methyltransferase — MSVDLPPHFADWLALREPADAAARAGDLAELVRRRLAAGADPLAPAGPLVVHDLGAGTGSMARWLAPRLPGPQHWILHDGDADLLARAVAGRPDAAADGAAVTVETRRGDLTRLTAADLADACLVTASALLDMLTAEEVERLVAACAGRPTLLALSVTGRVRLTPADPFDVEVAAAFDDHQRRTVGGRALLGPDAVHACAAAFARHGVEVLLRPSPWRLGPAQAALAGEWFAGWLDAACEQRPELAGPARAYAGRRRAEIAAGRLGVVVEHLDLLAGG, encoded by the coding sequence ATGAGCGTGGACCTGCCGCCGCACTTCGCGGACTGGCTGGCGCTGCGCGAGCCCGCCGACGCGGCGGCCCGCGCCGGTGACCTGGCGGAGCTCGTCCGGCGCCGGCTGGCAGCCGGCGCCGACCCGCTCGCGCCCGCCGGGCCGCTCGTCGTGCACGACCTCGGCGCCGGCACCGGCTCGATGGCCCGCTGGCTGGCGCCGCGCCTGCCCGGCCCGCAGCACTGGATCCTGCACGACGGCGACGCCGACCTGCTGGCCCGGGCGGTCGCCGGACGGCCCGACGCCGCCGCCGACGGCGCGGCGGTCACCGTCGAGACCCGGCGCGGCGACCTGACCCGGCTGACCGCCGCCGACCTGGCCGACGCGTGCCTGGTCACCGCGTCCGCGCTGCTGGACATGCTCACCGCCGAGGAGGTCGAGCGTCTCGTCGCGGCCTGCGCCGGCCGCCCGACGCTGCTGGCCCTCTCGGTGACCGGGCGGGTGCGGCTCACCCCGGCCGACCCGTTCGACGTGGAGGTCGCCGCCGCGTTCGACGACCACCAGCGCCGCACGGTCGGCGGGCGCGCCCTGCTCGGGCCGGACGCCGTGCACGCCTGCGCGGCGGCGTTCGCCCGGCACGGCGTCGAGGTGCTGCTGCGGCCCAGCCCGTGGCGGCTCGGCCCGGCGCAGGCCGCGCTGGCCGGCGAGTGGTTCGCCGGCTGGCTCGACGCGGCCTGCGAGCAGCGGCCCGAACTGGCCGGCCCGGCCCGGGCGTACGCCGGTCGCCGCCGCGCCGAGATCGCCGCCGGCCGGCTCGGCGTCGTGGTGGAGCACCTCGACCTGCTGGCCGGCGGCTGA
- a CDS encoding glycosyltransferase family 4 protein: MHVVLPNDIDDPAAPSGGNTYDRRLCRGLAAAGWRVHEHAVPGGWPRPDATARAGLARVLAALPDGAVVLLDGLVASAAPQALTPQARRLRLVVVVHLPLEHDAEGAALAAAVAVVTTSGWTRRRLLDRYALPAGRVHVAPPGVDPAPPAPGTPAGGRLLCVAAVAPHKGHDVLVEALAVVADLTWQCVCVGALTRDPGFVAALRRRAAGHGLTGRVRLVGPRTGAALDAAYAAADLLVLASRRETYGMVVTEALARGIPVLGTAAGGLPEALGRAPDGAYPGLLVPPDDPAALAGALRRWLGDPGLRGRLRRAARDRRGTLDGWPATVAATVAVLAEAAA, encoded by the coding sequence GTGCACGTCGTGCTGCCGAACGACATCGACGACCCGGCCGCGCCGAGCGGCGGCAACACCTACGACCGCCGGCTCTGCCGGGGCCTCGCGGCGGCCGGCTGGAGGGTCCACGAGCATGCTGTGCCGGGCGGCTGGCCCCGCCCCGACGCGACCGCGCGCGCCGGGCTCGCCCGGGTGCTCGCGGCGCTGCCCGACGGGGCGGTGGTGCTGCTCGACGGGCTGGTCGCCTCGGCCGCGCCGCAGGCGCTGACCCCGCAGGCCCGGCGGTTGCGCCTCGTCGTGGTGGTGCACCTGCCGCTGGAGCACGACGCGGAGGGCGCGGCCCTGGCCGCCGCCGTCGCGGTCGTCACCACCAGCGGGTGGACCCGGCGGCGGCTGCTCGACCGGTACGCGCTGCCCGCCGGGCGGGTGCACGTCGCCCCGCCGGGCGTCGACCCGGCCCCGCCCGCCCCCGGTACGCCGGCCGGCGGGCGCCTGCTCTGCGTCGCCGCGGTCGCCCCGCACAAGGGGCACGACGTGCTGGTGGAGGCGCTTGCCGTGGTCGCCGACCTGACCTGGCAGTGCGTCTGCGTCGGCGCGCTCACCCGGGATCCCGGGTTCGTGGCGGCGCTGCGCCGGCGGGCGGCCGGGCACGGCCTCACCGGTCGGGTGCGCCTGGTCGGCCCGCGCACCGGGGCGGCCCTCGACGCCGCGTACGCCGCCGCCGACCTGCTGGTGCTGGCGTCACGCCGGGAGACGTACGGGATGGTGGTCACCGAGGCCCTCGCGCGCGGGATCCCGGTGCTGGGCACGGCCGCCGGCGGGCTGCCCGAGGCCCTGGGCCGCGCGCCGGACGGCGCGTACCCGGGCCTGCTGGTGCCTCCCGACGATCCGGCCGCCCTGGCGGGGGCGCTGCGGCGCTGGCTCGGCGACCCCGGGCTGCGGGGGCGGCTGCGGCGGGCGGCGCGCGACCGGCGCGGCACCCTCGACGGCTGGCCGGCCACCGTCGCGGCGACCGTCGCCGTGCTGGCGGAGGCGGCGGCATGA
- a CDS encoding 6-pyruvoyl trahydropterin synthase family protein, producing the protein MFSVTVRDHMMIAHSFRGEVFGPAQRLHGATFVVDATFRRADLDADGVVVDIGLATEQLRAVLGELTYRNLDDEPAFAGVNTTTEVLARTVADRLAERARGGDLGAGARALAGITVTLHESHVAWASCERSL; encoded by the coding sequence GTGTTCAGCGTTACCGTCCGTGACCACATGATGATCGCGCACAGCTTCCGGGGCGAGGTGTTCGGCCCGGCGCAGCGCCTGCACGGGGCGACCTTCGTCGTCGACGCCACCTTCCGCCGCGCCGACCTGGACGCCGACGGCGTCGTGGTCGACATCGGACTGGCCACCGAGCAGCTCCGGGCCGTGCTCGGCGAGCTGACCTACCGCAACCTCGACGACGAGCCGGCGTTCGCCGGCGTGAACACCACCACCGAGGTGCTCGCCCGGACCGTCGCCGACCGCCTCGCCGAGCGGGCGCGCGGCGGCGACCTCGGCGCTGGGGCCCGTGCGCTCGCCGGGATCACCGTCACGCTGCACGAGTCGCACGTCGCCTGGGCCAGCTGTGAGCGGTCCCTCTGA
- a CDS encoding zinc-dependent alcohol dehydrogenase has translation MTREARAFWLRTPGVGEIRPAPLPEPGPGEVLVRSRCSGVSRGTETLVFAGRVPADQYAAMRAPFQEGDFPAPVKYGYLSVGVVERGPAHLCGRTVFCLHPHQTAYVVPAEAVVPVPEAVPPARAVLAGTVETAVNALWDAAPLVGDRVSVVGGGMVGCCVAALLARFPGVRVELVDTDPARAAVAAALGVGFAAPRDAAGGRDLVVHASATSAGLRRSLELLRAEGTVVELSWYGDRVVDLALGGAFHSGRLTIRSSQVGAVAPARRGSRGFADRLALALDLLADPVFDALVTGESPFAELPDVLARLAAGSLPALCHLITYDGE, from the coding sequence GTGACCCGCGAGGCGCGCGCCTTCTGGCTCCGTACGCCCGGCGTCGGCGAGATCCGGCCGGCGCCGCTGCCCGAGCCCGGCCCGGGTGAGGTGCTCGTGCGCAGCCGCTGCTCCGGCGTCAGCCGCGGCACCGAGACGCTGGTCTTCGCCGGCCGCGTCCCCGCCGACCAGTACGCCGCGATGCGCGCCCCGTTCCAGGAGGGCGACTTCCCCGCGCCGGTGAAGTACGGCTACCTCAGCGTGGGCGTGGTCGAGCGGGGCCCCGCCCACCTGTGCGGCCGGACGGTGTTCTGCCTGCACCCGCACCAGACGGCGTACGTGGTCCCGGCCGAGGCGGTGGTGCCGGTGCCGGAGGCGGTGCCGCCGGCCCGCGCGGTGCTCGCCGGCACCGTGGAGACGGCGGTGAACGCGCTCTGGGACGCCGCGCCCCTGGTGGGCGACCGGGTGAGCGTGGTGGGCGGCGGCATGGTCGGCTGCTGCGTCGCGGCGCTGCTCGCCCGTTTCCCCGGCGTGCGCGTCGAACTGGTCGACACCGACCCGGCCCGGGCGGCGGTCGCCGCCGCGCTCGGCGTCGGGTTCGCCGCGCCGCGGGACGCCGCCGGCGGGCGGGACCTCGTGGTGCACGCCAGCGCCACCTCCGCCGGCCTGCGCCGGTCGCTGGAGCTGCTGCGTGCCGAGGGCACGGTCGTCGAGCTGAGCTGGTACGGCGACCGCGTGGTCGACCTGGCGCTGGGCGGGGCGTTCCACTCCGGACGGCTGACGATCCGCAGCAGCCAGGTGGGCGCGGTCGCGCCGGCCCGGCGGGGCAGCCGCGGCTTCGCCGACCGGCTGGCGCTGGCCCTGGACCTGCTCGCCGATCCCGTGTTCGACGCGCTGGTCACCGGGGAGTCGCCGTTCGCGGAGCTGCCCGACGTGCTGGCCCGGCTGGCCGCGGGCAGTCTGCCCGCGCTGTGCCACCTCATCACCTACGACGGGGAGTGA
- a CDS encoding GerMN domain-containing protein, which produces MSRRPPGPWCRLGAALVALGLLAGCGVPDEDTPRAVAPPPGPFPTSGGVVTTPPPTLTAGRATEVLCFVRDDRLVRVQRRVDGTPTVDAQLQHLLAGPTAAERDSGLSTALPGAVATAAARHVGTEAEVDVGETGDETGRSDEVLAFGQIVCTLTARSDVDTVEFLRGGTSLGVPRADGSLSRRPLTVADYADLVAPR; this is translated from the coding sequence GTGAGCCGGCGCCCGCCGGGACCGTGGTGTCGACTCGGCGCCGCGCTCGTCGCCCTGGGGCTGCTCGCCGGGTGCGGCGTCCCCGACGAGGACACCCCGCGCGCCGTGGCGCCGCCGCCCGGGCCGTTCCCCACCTCGGGCGGGGTCGTGACGACCCCGCCTCCGACCCTGACGGCGGGGCGGGCGACGGAGGTGCTCTGCTTCGTCCGCGACGACCGTCTGGTGCGCGTGCAACGCCGCGTGGACGGCACGCCCACCGTCGACGCCCAGCTCCAGCACCTGCTCGCCGGCCCGACCGCCGCCGAGCGCGACAGTGGCCTGAGCACCGCGCTGCCGGGGGCCGTCGCGACCGCCGCCGCCCGGCACGTGGGCACCGAGGCCGAGGTGGACGTCGGCGAGACCGGAGACGAGACGGGCCGCAGCGACGAGGTCCTCGCGTTCGGCCAGATCGTCTGCACGCTGACGGCCCGGTCCGACGTCGACACCGTGGAGTTCCTGCGCGGCGGGACGTCCCTCGGGGTGCCGCGCGCCGACGGGTCGCTGTCCCGCCGCCCCCTCACCGTCGCCGACTACGCCGACCTCGTCGCGCCCCGCTGA